Proteins co-encoded in one Arachis hypogaea cultivar Tifrunner chromosome 11, arahy.Tifrunner.gnm2.J5K5, whole genome shotgun sequence genomic window:
- the LOC112720595 gene encoding short-chain dehydrogenase TIC 32, chloroplastic translates to MKKQEEQCNRKSKKGYIVIWTQEEDGTDITANSLHPETIATNLFRHMDVAYVNAIGRLMLKNVQQGATTTCYVALHPQVKGVSGKYLSDSNLSKITSHGTDANLVKKL, encoded by the exons ATGAAGAAACAGGAAGAACAGTGTAATAGAAAATCTAAGAAGGGTTACATTGTAATTTGGACTCAAGAG GAAGACGGGACTGATATTACTGCGAATTCTCTTCATCCGGAAACCATTGCCACCAACCTTTTCCGTCATATGGATGTGGCATATG TTAATGCAATTGGGAGACTTATGCTTAAAAATGTCCAACAG GGAGCAACAACAACATGCTATGTAGCGTTGCACCCACAAGTGAAGGGAGTTAGTGGCAAATACTTATCTGATAGCAATCTGTCCAAAATAACCTCCCATGGAACTGATGCTAATTTGGTTAAGAAACTCTAG